From Rubrivirga sp. SAORIC476, a single genomic window includes:
- a CDS encoding helical backbone metal receptor produces MPFFDAPDALGRSVRLDAPPRRIVSLVPSQTELLADLGLDAEVVGLTRFCVHPDGWKAAKTIVGGTKTVNVPRLVGLAPDLVIANKEENPREEIEAVAAEGVPVYVTDVADVDGALAMIRGVGRLVGRVPEAEALATEIAGGFAHLGAEAEPLRTLYLIWRDPWMTVGGDSFVSDVMDRAGLANVAADRARYPALSDDEIRALAPDVVLLSSEPYPFSAAHIAEVQALAPGARIVLADGEAFSWYGSRLRHTPGVLASLRGHLVG; encoded by the coding sequence ATGCCGTTCTTCGACGCCCCGGATGCCCTCGGGCGCTCCGTCCGCCTGGACGCGCCGCCCCGGCGGATCGTCTCCCTCGTGCCCTCCCAGACCGAACTCCTCGCCGACCTCGGGCTCGACGCCGAGGTGGTCGGCCTGACGCGCTTCTGCGTCCATCCCGACGGCTGGAAGGCGGCCAAGACGATCGTCGGGGGGACGAAGACGGTCAACGTGCCGCGGCTGGTGGGGCTGGCGCCGGACCTCGTGATCGCCAACAAGGAGGAGAACCCGCGCGAGGAGATCGAGGCCGTCGCCGCCGAAGGCGTGCCGGTCTACGTCACCGACGTGGCCGACGTGGACGGCGCCCTCGCCATGATCCGGGGCGTCGGTCGGCTGGTCGGCCGGGTGCCCGAGGCGGAGGCGTTGGCGACCGAGATCGCGGGCGGGTTCGCCCACCTCGGCGCCGAGGCGGAGCCCCTCCGCACGCTCTACCTCATCTGGCGCGACCCCTGGATGACCGTCGGCGGCGACTCGTTCGTGTCGGACGTGATGGACCGCGCCGGGCTCGCCAACGTCGCCGCCGACCGCGCCCGCTACCCGGCGCTCTCCGACGACGAGATCCGCGCCCTCGCTCCGGACGTGGTGTTGCTCTCCTCCGAGCCATACCCGTTCTCCGCCGCGCACATCGCCGAGGTGCAGGCGCTCGCCCCCGGGGCCCGCATCGTGCTGGCCGACGGCGAGGCGTTCTCGTGGTACGGGAGCCGGCTCCGCCACACGCCGGGCGTCCTCGCGTCGCTCCGCGGGCACCTGGTGGGCTGA
- a CDS encoding SH3 domain-containing protein, whose product MSARCPTCHATYDAETTYCIRDGTRLVRDPAPAVAPSRAAASLSMGLVLGVLGGVVVVLAAAVVMLYLRSERAPVVVTVDPAGEAFGDPPEAYRETQGGAGGVMGDGDVVDSPPTEVEVPSIPGRDLQVVGTAPPPPPRPSAASYGPTRVVTSGDGLLLRAGPGRQYDVLGKMLPNDVVMTQRCESGTPGRRWCQVEYGGIQGWALDEFLDVGGVSQDTSSGLEDAFAAADVVGRPAYIDGSEVTSINLRARPYVGGELLTRLTPGTSLMVLRCLPYGWSLGGRTITGRWCFVNAQTSGRTISGWASDGALRW is encoded by the coding sequence ATGTCTGCCCGCTGTCCCACCTGTCACGCGACCTACGACGCCGAGACCACGTACTGCATCCGCGACGGGACGCGCCTCGTGCGGGATCCTGCCCCTGCCGTTGCCCCGTCGCGTGCTGCGGCCTCGCTCTCGATGGGCCTCGTGCTCGGTGTGTTGGGTGGCGTGGTGGTGGTGCTGGCCGCGGCCGTCGTGATGCTCTACCTCCGGTCCGAGCGGGCACCGGTGGTGGTGACAGTGGATCCGGCGGGCGAGGCCTTCGGCGACCCGCCAGAGGCCTACCGCGAGACACAGGGAGGCGCTGGCGGTGTGATGGGAGACGGCGACGTCGTTGACTCTCCGCCGACCGAGGTGGAGGTGCCCTCGATTCCCGGCCGGGATCTGCAGGTGGTGGGCACCGCGCCGCCCCCGCCGCCGCGTCCCAGCGCCGCCTCGTACGGCCCCACGCGCGTCGTCACCAGCGGCGACGGGCTGCTGCTGCGGGCCGGACCGGGCCGGCAGTACGACGTGCTCGGCAAGATGCTGCCCAACGACGTGGTCATGACCCAGCGGTGCGAGAGCGGCACGCCCGGTCGGCGCTGGTGCCAGGTGGAGTACGGCGGCATCCAGGGCTGGGCGCTCGACGAGTTCCTCGACGTCGGGGGCGTCTCGCAGGACACGTCGAGCGGGCTGGAGGATGCCTTCGCGGCCGCCGATGTGGTCGGCCGCCCCGCCTACATCGACGGGTCGGAGGTGACCTCGATCAACCTCCGCGCGCGGCCTTACGTGGGTGGGGAACTGCTGACCCGCCTGACGCCCGGCACGTCGCTGATGGTGTTGCGCTGCCTCCCGTACGGCTGGAGCCTCGGCGGGCGCACCATCACGGGGCGCTGGTGCTTCGTCAACGCGCAGACCAGCGGGCGGACCATCTCGGGCTGGGCGTCCGACGGGGCGCTCCGCTGGTAA
- a CDS encoding CNNM domain-containing protein, whose translation MPLSLLLLVPGGTAAAGSGSLTLLIVFVVLAIGVSFLCSVMEAVLLSVSPAYIGVKEAEAPATAARLKALKADIDKPLAAILTLNTIAHTVGATGAGAQAAAIWAGQDLWIVSAVTVFSAVLTLGILILSEIIPKTLGAVYWRGLAPVVARVLPPIITALQLTGLIWLSQVIAKGLSHGEKEGAVSREELAALAQIGTEEGVFDEAEGRILQSLFRFRQLAAKDVMTPRTVVVAYSEETPLGTIARDGTPFSRLPVYHGDRDHITGYVLRDDVLAAVAEGGEEKPASSVAREILTVPDSLALPTLFERLLDRREHLALVVGEYGGTAGVVSVEDVVETLLGLEIVDEVDHEHDMQVAARERWAERATRLGLVAPGDPDATLAEVEQAVREKEAVVRSGITGGEPPPVG comes from the coding sequence ATGCCCCTCTCCCTGCTCCTTCTCGTCCCCGGCGGCACCGCCGCTGCGGGCTCCGGCTCCCTCACGCTGCTCATCGTGTTCGTCGTGCTGGCGATCGGCGTCAGCTTCCTGTGCTCCGTGATGGAGGCCGTGCTCCTGAGCGTCTCGCCCGCCTACATCGGCGTCAAGGAGGCCGAGGCGCCTGCGACGGCGGCCCGCCTCAAGGCTCTCAAGGCCGACATCGACAAGCCGCTCGCGGCCATCCTGACGCTCAACACCATCGCCCACACCGTCGGCGCGACGGGCGCGGGCGCGCAGGCTGCCGCCATCTGGGCGGGCCAGGACCTGTGGATCGTGTCGGCCGTGACCGTCTTCTCGGCCGTCCTCACGCTCGGCATTCTGATCCTGTCCGAGATCATCCCTAAGACGCTCGGCGCCGTCTACTGGCGCGGGCTGGCGCCGGTCGTGGCCCGCGTCCTGCCGCCCATCATCACCGCGCTCCAGCTGACCGGCCTGATCTGGCTCTCGCAGGTGATCGCGAAGGGCCTCTCCCATGGTGAGAAGGAGGGCGCCGTGAGCCGCGAGGAGCTGGCCGCGCTCGCCCAGATCGGCACCGAGGAGGGGGTCTTCGACGAGGCCGAGGGCCGCATCCTCCAGAGCCTCTTCCGCTTCCGACAGCTGGCCGCCAAGGACGTGATGACGCCGCGGACGGTCGTCGTGGCGTACTCCGAGGAGACGCCGCTCGGCACCATCGCCCGCGACGGGACGCCGTTCTCGCGCCTGCCGGTCTACCACGGCGACCGCGACCACATCACGGGCTACGTCCTCCGCGACGACGTGCTGGCGGCGGTGGCCGAGGGGGGAGAGGAGAAGCCGGCGTCGAGCGTCGCCCGCGAGATCCTGACCGTCCCCGACTCGCTCGCGCTGCCGACCCTCTTCGAGCGCCTCCTCGACCGCCGCGAGCATCTCGCGCTGGTCGTCGGCGAGTACGGCGGGACGGCGGGCGTGGTCTCGGTGGAGGACGTCGTGGAAACGCTCCTCGGGCTGGAGATCGTCGACGAGGTGGACCACGAGCACGACATGCAGGTGGCCGCCCGCGAGCGCTGGGCGGAGCGCGCGACCCGCCTCGGGCTCGTCGCCCCGGGCGACCCGGACGCGACGCTCGCCGAGGTGGAGCAGGCCGTCCGCGAGAAGGAGGCCGTCGTCCGGAGCGGGATCACCGGAGGGGAGCCGCCGCCGGTCGGGTAG
- a CDS encoding toll/interleukin-1 receptor domain-containing protein produces the protein MAHDVFISYSSVDKPTADAVCGHLEKAGVRCWIAPRDALGGAHWAASIVEAIRGCRVMVVVFSSHADRSRQVMQEVERAVHNGLVVLPFRIEDVRPTAGMELFLSAPHWLDALTPPLEAHIDVLVTTVRRLLGEPVAEASPLPVVPRRFVEVPPHTFDRRPGLLGRIRSFFDPPDG, from the coding sequence ATGGCGCACGACGTGTTCATCTCCTACTCCTCCGTCGACAAGCCGACGGCGGACGCGGTGTGCGGGCACCTGGAGAAGGCCGGGGTCCGCTGCTGGATCGCGCCGCGCGATGCGCTCGGGGGCGCCCACTGGGCGGCGTCGATCGTCGAAGCCATCCGAGGGTGTCGCGTGATGGTGGTCGTGTTCTCGTCCCACGCCGACCGCTCCCGGCAGGTCATGCAGGAGGTCGAGCGCGCGGTCCACAACGGGCTCGTCGTGCTGCCTTTCCGCATCGAGGACGTGCGTCCGACGGCGGGAATGGAGCTGTTCCTCTCGGCGCCGCACTGGCTGGACGCGCTCACGCCGCCGCTCGAAGCCCACATCGACGTGCTCGTCACGACGGTCCGCCGCCTGCTGGGGGAGCCGGTCGCCGAGGCGTCCCCTTTGCCCGTTGTGCCGAGGCGCTTCGTCGAAGTGCCGCCCCACACGTTCGACCGGCGGCCGGGCCTTCTGGGCCGCATCCGGTCGTTCTTCGACCCACCGGACGGGTAG
- the murC gene encoding UDP-N-acetylmuramate--L-alanine ligase, whose product MRRLEDFADADLRVFDRPPLPPPEAIRDVYLIGICGKGMGALAELLAEAGYTVRGSDEAAYPPMSTRLAAAGIPIHEGYDPAHLDPAPDLVVVGNACVPTHPEAAVARERGLTQASLPEALAHLFLSRRQPAVVAGTHGKTTTTGLLTHVLREADLDPGFLVGGVIVGEERTAGTGTGPVFCVEGDEYDAAYFDKRPKMILYRPHRAIVTSLEFDHADIYADWAEYKRAFHAFAALPPPDGLLVLNGEDAEVRKLAKRTWARVRLYGQEGKEPDGLSFDVAARDLTPVPGGQTFALVVHGEAVADVRLPMGGRYNALNALAVAAVALDAGATPAQVASGLATFRGMKRRQEVVHDGRVLVVDDFAHHPTAVDATIRGVRERWPGRRVVAVFEPRSNSSRRAAFEAPYAEALTAADAVFLSTPPLRHNDDPADFLDADRVARSITEAGTPASAYPSAEALLPDLLADLRDDDLALVMSNGSFDGLVGKLTAALGA is encoded by the coding sequence ATGCGCCGACTCGAAGACTTCGCCGACGCGGACCTCCGCGTGTTCGACCGTCCTCCGCTGCCTCCGCCGGAGGCCATCCGGGACGTGTACCTGATCGGGATCTGCGGCAAGGGCATGGGCGCTCTCGCCGAACTGCTCGCCGAGGCGGGCTACACCGTCCGCGGCAGCGACGAGGCGGCCTACCCGCCCATGTCGACCCGACTCGCGGCGGCCGGCATCCCGATCCACGAGGGCTACGACCCCGCCCACCTCGACCCCGCGCCCGACCTGGTCGTCGTGGGCAACGCGTGCGTCCCGACCCACCCGGAGGCCGCCGTGGCGCGCGAGCGCGGGCTGACGCAGGCGTCGCTGCCGGAGGCCCTCGCGCACCTGTTCCTGAGCCGCCGCCAGCCTGCCGTCGTCGCGGGCACGCACGGCAAGACGACGACCACGGGACTGCTCACGCACGTCCTCCGCGAGGCCGACCTCGACCCCGGCTTCCTCGTCGGCGGCGTGATCGTGGGCGAGGAGCGGACCGCGGGGACGGGTACCGGGCCGGTGTTCTGCGTCGAGGGCGACGAGTACGACGCGGCCTACTTCGACAAGCGGCCCAAGATGATCCTGTATCGCCCGCATCGGGCGATCGTGACCAGCCTGGAGTTCGACCACGCCGACATCTACGCTGACTGGGCGGAGTACAAGCGCGCCTTCCACGCCTTCGCCGCGCTGCCCCCGCCGGACGGCCTGCTGGTCCTCAACGGCGAGGACGCGGAGGTCCGCAAGCTGGCGAAGCGGACGTGGGCGCGCGTCCGCCTCTACGGCCAGGAGGGGAAGGAGCCGGACGGCCTCTCGTTCGACGTCGCCGCGCGTGACCTGACGCCGGTGCCAGGCGGGCAGACGTTCGCGCTGGTCGTCCACGGCGAGGCCGTCGCCGACGTGCGGCTGCCGATGGGCGGGCGCTACAACGCGCTCAACGCGCTGGCCGTCGCCGCCGTCGCGCTCGATGCCGGGGCCACGCCCGCCCAGGTCGCCTCCGGACTGGCTACGTTCCGCGGGATGAAGCGGCGCCAGGAGGTCGTTCACGACGGCCGTGTGCTGGTCGTGGATGACTTCGCGCACCACCCGACGGCCGTGGACGCCACCATCCGGGGTGTGCGGGAGCGCTGGCCGGGGCGTCGCGTGGTGGCCGTCTTCGAGCCGCGCTCCAACTCCAGTCGCCGCGCGGCCTTCGAGGCGCCCTACGCCGAGGCGCTCACCGCCGCCGATGCCGTCTTCCTGTCCACGCCGCCCCTCCGCCACAACGACGACCCGGCCGACTTCCTGGACGCCGACCGGGTCGCCCGGTCCATCACCGAGGCGGGCACCCCGGCCTCGGCCTACCCGTCGGCGGAGGCGCTGCTGCCGGACCTGCTGGCGGACCTCCGCGACGACGATCTCGCCCTCGTGATGTCGAACGGTTCCTTCGATGGCCTGGTGGGCAAGCTGACCGCCGCACTGGGCGCGTGA
- a CDS encoding serine/threonine-protein kinase, which translates to MNQGPTFHRRAAALFSDALECPDAGAFLDAACDDSRLRAEVESLLAAHATAGDALTPPTLGRVPEAGALVGEEVGPWRIDALLGEGGMGAVYRAHRADGTYEREVALKMLRPGVPGATVLRRFLAERDVLARLEHPGIGRLYDAGVDAAGRPFLAMEWIRGAPVTLWARDATVDARLEVFVQVCDAVAFAHQNLVVHRDLKPSNLLVTEEGGPPRAMVLDFGIAKLLDAPEAAHTRTGPGPLTPAYAAPEQVRGEAVTTATDVYALGVVLYEVLAGQRPYIVDGASPTQLERTLMTRPARPSAVVPEPERARRLRGDLDTIVLKAMASEPGQRYATASALADDLRRHLAGEPVTARPPTRRYRLGRFVHRNRTVVGVAAAATVLLATVTGGYLLRLQTERDRAEARFDIAREAARAMIYDIHDAVAGLPGATPARALLVDQARDYLDRLSALSGDDPALQIDLAGAYLRVGNVEGRPVGDNLGRTADAQVRYRQGLALLGRLPRGLPDSLAAAAAHTEGQLWKGLGVIAASTATPDSALADLGRALTAYRRAVRLAPDAADYRVDLASAHINIGDYSGHPYFPNAGRPDSALAHYTRARAFLEAIPEAERSLYALRLDGITYEREGNLYRSQGDLDRAVAPLTRSLALRQQIAARPDANADAIRDEGVGHEALGLLAIERGRFAEAERSLQTAFAVYRRLADADVESVNAQQTLAFGHLNLARLYGDPDGPDAGRPAEARRHAAEAARIFRALADGDPANDRLQALAADAETLRARIG; encoded by the coding sequence ATGAACCAGGGGCCGACCTTTCACCGCCGCGCCGCCGCGCTCTTCTCTGACGCCCTGGAGTGCCCCGACGCCGGGGCCTTCCTGGACGCCGCCTGCGACGATTCCCGCCTCCGGGCCGAAGTCGAGTCGCTGCTGGCGGCTCACGCGACCGCAGGCGACGCGCTGACGCCGCCCACCCTCGGCCGCGTGCCCGAGGCCGGCGCGCTCGTGGGGGAGGAGGTGGGGCCGTGGCGAATCGACGCCCTCCTCGGCGAGGGCGGCATGGGGGCCGTCTACCGCGCCCACCGGGCTGACGGGACCTACGAGCGCGAGGTGGCGCTGAAGATGCTCCGCCCCGGCGTCCCCGGGGCCACGGTGCTCCGACGCTTCCTCGCCGAGCGCGACGTGCTGGCCCGCCTGGAGCACCCCGGCATCGGCCGCCTCTACGACGCTGGGGTCGACGCCGCGGGCCGCCCGTTCCTGGCGATGGAGTGGATCCGCGGGGCGCCGGTCACCCTGTGGGCCCGGGACGCGACCGTCGATGCGCGGCTGGAGGTCTTCGTCCAGGTCTGCGACGCGGTCGCGTTCGCGCACCAGAACCTCGTCGTCCACCGTGACCTGAAGCCATCGAACCTGCTCGTGACGGAGGAAGGCGGTCCCCCACGGGCGATGGTCCTCGACTTCGGCATCGCCAAGCTGCTCGACGCGCCCGAGGCGGCGCACACGCGCACAGGCCCCGGTCCGCTCACGCCCGCCTACGCGGCGCCCGAGCAGGTTCGTGGGGAGGCCGTTACGACGGCCACCGACGTGTACGCGCTCGGCGTGGTGCTCTACGAGGTGCTCGCCGGGCAGCGGCCGTACATCGTCGACGGCGCCTCGCCGACTCAACTGGAGCGGACGCTGATGACTCGGCCCGCGCGCCCCAGCGCCGTCGTGCCCGAGCCCGAGCGTGCGCGTCGGCTCCGCGGCGACCTCGACACGATCGTGCTCAAGGCGATGGCGTCCGAGCCGGGACAGCGCTACGCCACCGCCAGCGCCCTCGCCGACGACCTCCGCCGCCACCTCGCGGGCGAGCCCGTCACCGCCCGCCCGCCGACGCGGCGCTACCGCCTCGGCCGGTTCGTCCACCGGAATCGGACCGTCGTCGGGGTGGCCGCCGCCGCGACCGTGCTGCTGGCGACGGTGACGGGCGGCTACCTGCTGCGGCTCCAGACCGAGCGCGACCGGGCAGAGGCGCGCTTCGACATCGCGCGGGAGGCGGCGCGGGCCATGATCTACGACATCCACGATGCCGTAGCGGGGCTGCCCGGCGCCACGCCTGCACGGGCCCTTCTGGTGGATCAGGCGCGCGATTACCTCGACCGGCTTTCGGCCCTCTCCGGCGACGACCCAGCGCTCCAGATCGACCTCGCAGGCGCCTACCTCCGCGTCGGCAATGTGGAGGGGCGCCCGGTGGGCGACAACCTCGGGCGGACCGCCGACGCGCAAGTCCGCTACCGACAGGGCCTGGCCCTGCTCGGCCGCCTCCCGAGGGGCCTGCCCGACTCGCTCGCCGCCGCGGCGGCCCACACCGAGGGGCAGTTGTGGAAGGGCCTCGGCGTCATCGCCGCCTCCACCGCCACGCCCGACTCGGCGTTGGCGGACCTCGGGCGGGCGCTCACCGCCTATCGCCGCGCCGTCCGTCTGGCGCCCGACGCCGCCGACTACCGCGTCGACCTCGCCTCCGCGCACATCAACATCGGCGACTACTCGGGCCACCCGTACTTCCCCAACGCCGGACGCCCCGACTCCGCGCTGGCCCACTATACCCGCGCCCGCGCGTTCCTCGAAGCCATCCCCGAGGCCGAGCGCTCGCTCTATGCCCTCCGCCTGGACGGCATCACCTACGAGCGCGAGGGAAACCTGTACCGGTCGCAGGGCGACCTGGACCGCGCCGTCGCCCCGCTGACGCGCTCGCTCGCCCTCCGCCAGCAGATCGCTGCGCGCCCGGACGCCAACGCGGACGCGATCCGCGACGAGGGCGTCGGCCACGAGGCGCTCGGGTTGCTCGCCATCGAGCGTGGCCGGTTCGCAGAGGCCGAGCGGTCGCTCCAGACGGCCTTCGCGGTCTACCGGCGCCTCGCCGATGCCGACGTGGAGAGCGTAAACGCCCAGCAGACGCTCGCCTTCGGGCACCTCAACCTGGCCCGCCTCTACGGCGACCCGGACGGGCCAGACGCCGGGCGCCCTGCCGAGGCCCGCCGCCATGCCGCCGAGGCGGCCCGGATCTTCCGCGCCCTCGCCGACGGCGACCCGGCCAACGACCGCCTCCAGGCGCTCGCCGCGGACGCGGAGACGCTCCGCGCCCGGATCGGGTAG
- a CDS encoding aldo/keto reductase: MPYIATSDTPAHASGTFDLGDGLTVRRLGYGAMRITGDGIWGPPESHDASIRVLQRAVELGIDFIDTADSYGPFVSEDLIREALHPYGDTVIATKGGLLRTGPGDWRLLGKPDYLRQAVQMSMRRLGVDTIDLYQLHRIDPEVDRADQFAVLKEFQDEGWVRLVGLSEVSVDEIKAAQDAGLTVATVQNEYNLGTRKSEDVLDFCEAEGIGFIPWYPLNAGKLSDSDILEEAAQQLGASHSQVALAWLLKRSPVMLPIPGTSSVAHLEENTAAAELELSDELFEALDEAAGQAA; this comes from the coding sequence ATGCCGTACATCGCCACCTCCGACACGCCCGCCCACGCCTCCGGCACCTTCGACCTCGGCGACGGGCTCACCGTCCGCCGCCTCGGCTACGGGGCCATGCGCATCACCGGCGACGGCATCTGGGGCCCGCCCGAGAGTCACGACGCGTCGATCCGCGTCCTCCAGCGCGCCGTCGAGCTGGGCATCGACTTCATCGACACGGCCGACAGCTACGGGCCGTTCGTGTCGGAGGACCTGATCCGCGAGGCGCTGCACCCGTACGGCGACACCGTGATCGCGACCAAGGGCGGCCTGCTCCGCACGGGCCCCGGCGATTGGCGCCTTCTCGGCAAGCCCGACTACCTCCGCCAGGCCGTCCAGATGTCGATGCGCCGTCTGGGCGTCGACACGATCGACCTGTATCAGCTTCACCGCATCGACCCCGAGGTGGACCGGGCCGACCAGTTCGCGGTCCTCAAGGAGTTCCAGGACGAGGGCTGGGTTCGCCTCGTCGGCCTCTCCGAGGTCTCCGTGGACGAGATCAAGGCCGCGCAGGACGCCGGGCTGACGGTCGCCACGGTCCAGAACGAGTACAACCTCGGGACGCGCAAGTCCGAGGACGTGCTCGACTTCTGCGAGGCCGAGGGCATCGGCTTCATCCCGTGGTACCCGCTCAACGCCGGGAAGCTGTCCGACAGCGACATCCTGGAGGAGGCTGCCCAGCAGCTCGGCGCGTCGCACAGCCAGGTTGCGCTGGCGTGGCTCCTCAAGCGGTCGCCGGTGATGCTGCCCATCCCGGGCACGTCCAGCGTGGCGCACCTGGAGGAAAACACGGCCGCCGCCGAACTGGAGCTGTCGGACGAACTGTTCGAGGCGTTGGACGAGGCTGCCGGGCAAGCGGCGTGA
- a CDS encoding serine/threonine-protein kinase: MPLDTLLHRRAADLFADALDLAAPEREALLNDSGIDPEVVAEVRSLLAVHDGAEAGVLAPLERPHLASPEDLVGRTVGPWRLDGVLGVGGMGVVYAAARVAGGFEQAAALKRVRPGVGPDFHARFLRERTVLAGLDHPGVARLLDGGLDAEGIPYLAMERADGEPITTYAGARGLGLDARIRLFLQACDAVAHAHHHLVVHRDLKPAHVLVTEDERGEARVKLLDFGIAKLLEDDADEGITRTGGGPLTPQYAAPEQVLGQPVTTATDVYALGVVLYELLTGQRPYDVAGMPPSASARVVAETVPTRPSASGVTVVDPRRLRGDLDTVVMKALAKEPGRRYLTADALADDLRRALDGLPVQARPDSAGYRARLFVRRHRPAVVAAALVLVALVGGLGVALWQAAEARAETAKAQAVQEFLLGMLGAVDPDADGRDVRVADLLDRAAATLDSTLRDQPGVRADAHARLGQTYHGLGLFVEAEGQYRQALLLRERLDGPTSVATATAQRDLAVALRERAEYDLADSLLSRSLATLRDRRGDRSEAVATTLAEIGTLRYLTGDGAGSIAAHRQVLAIEESLFEPNALQIVLTLGNLAVALFDSDLDESTALLERQAGLYRRYHAADESGLANTLANLGAAYAEADRYAEAAEVQTEAVALFRSSLGDEHPSTGFGLNNLGASLTALGRPAEALPLLEESIAIYRTALGADHPNIGFPLNNVAKALRDLGRRAEAERALDDAERLFRAGFGPDHPVLDRVTETRASLDEPARGSD, from the coding sequence GTGCCGCTGGACACCCTCCTCCACCGCCGCGCCGCGGACCTCTTCGCGGACGCACTCGATCTCGCCGCCCCTGAGCGGGAGGCGCTCCTGAACGACTCGGGGATCGACCCGGAGGTGGTCGCAGAGGTCCGCTCGCTGCTGGCCGTCCACGACGGTGCCGAGGCGGGCGTGCTCGCACCGCTGGAACGACCCCACCTGGCGTCGCCCGAGGACTTGGTCGGGCGGACCGTCGGGCCGTGGCGCCTCGACGGCGTGCTGGGGGTGGGTGGGATGGGGGTCGTCTACGCGGCGGCGCGCGTCGCGGGCGGGTTCGAGCAGGCCGCGGCGCTGAAGCGGGTGCGCCCGGGCGTCGGTCCGGACTTCCACGCGCGCTTCCTGCGCGAGCGGACGGTGCTGGCGGGCCTCGATCACCCTGGCGTCGCCCGCCTTCTCGACGGGGGGCTCGACGCCGAGGGCATCCCGTACCTCGCCATGGAGCGCGCCGATGGGGAGCCGATCACGACCTATGCCGGGGCGCGCGGCCTCGGCCTCGACGCCCGCATCCGTCTCTTCCTCCAGGCATGCGACGCGGTCGCCCACGCCCATCACCACCTCGTCGTCCACCGCGACCTGAAACCCGCGCACGTGCTCGTCACGGAGGACGAGCGCGGAGAGGCCCGCGTCAAGCTGCTCGACTTCGGCATCGCCAAGCTGCTCGAAGACGACGCCGACGAAGGGATCACACGGACCGGTGGGGGGCCGCTCACGCCCCAGTACGCCGCGCCCGAGCAGGTCCTCGGCCAGCCCGTCACGACGGCCACCGACGTGTACGCGCTCGGCGTGGTGCTCTACGAACTGCTCACCGGTCAGCGCCCGTACGACGTGGCCGGGATGCCGCCGAGTGCGTCGGCACGCGTGGTCGCCGAGACGGTCCCGACGAGGCCGAGCGCCTCTGGCGTCACCGTCGTGGACCCGCGACGCCTCCGCGGCGATCTCGACACGGTGGTGATGAAGGCGCTCGCCAAAGAGCCCGGCCGCCGCTACCTCACCGCCGACGCCCTCGCCGACGACCTCCGGCGGGCGCTCGACGGCCTCCCCGTGCAGGCCCGTCCGGATTCTGCAGGCTACCGCGCCCGCCTGTTCGTCCGCCGCCACCGGCCGGCCGTCGTCGCTGCCGCGCTGGTGCTGGTCGCCCTCGTCGGCGGGCTGGGCGTGGCGCTGTGGCAGGCCGCCGAGGCGCGGGCGGAGACGGCCAAGGCCCAGGCGGTCCAGGAGTTCCTCCTCGGGATGCTCGGTGCCGTCGACCCCGACGCCGATGGGCGTGACGTGCGCGTGGCAGACCTCCTCGACCGTGCGGCGGCCACTCTCGACAGCACCCTGCGCGACCAGCCGGGCGTCCGGGCCGACGCGCACGCCCGGCTCGGACAGACCTACCACGGCCTCGGCCTGTTCGTGGAGGCCGAGGGTCAGTACCGCCAGGCCCTCCTCCTGCGCGAGCGCCTCGACGGCCCCACATCTGTCGCGACCGCGACAGCGCAGCGAGACTTGGCCGTCGCCCTCCGCGAACGGGCCGAGTACGACCTCGCAGACTCGCTCCTGTCGCGCTCCCTGGCCACCCTCCGGGACCGCCGCGGCGACCGGAGCGAGGCGGTGGCTACCACGCTCGCCGAGATCGGGACGCTCCGCTACCTGACGGGCGACGGGGCCGGGTCGATCGCGGCCCACCGGCAGGTGCTCGCCATCGAGGAGTCGCTGTTTGAGCCGAACGCGCTCCAGATCGTGCTCACCCTCGGCAACCTCGCCGTCGCACTGTTCGACTCGGACCTCGACGAGTCGACGGCGCTCCTGGAGCGGCAAGCGGGGCTCTACCGCCGCTACCACGCAGCGGACGAGAGCGGGCTGGCGAATACGCTCGCCAACCTCGGCGCAGCCTACGCCGAGGCCGACCGGTACGCGGAGGCGGCCGAGGTCCAGACGGAGGCGGTGGCGCTTTTCCGTTCCTCGCTCGGGGATGAGCACCCCAGCACGGGCTTCGGGCTCAACAACCTCGGCGCCTCGCTCACGGCGCTCGGGCGCCCCGCGGAGGCCCTCCCGCTCCTTGAGGAGTCCATCGCGATCTACCGCACGGCGCTCGGCGCCGACCACCCGAACATCGGCTTCCCGCTCAACAACGTCGCCAAGGCGCTCCGCGACCTCGGGCGACGGGCCGAGGCCGAGCGCGCCCTGGACGACGCGGAGCGCCTGTTCCGTGCCGGCTTCGGTCCTGACCACCCGGTGCTGGACCGGGTGACCGAAACGCGAGCCTCGCTCGACGAGCCGGCGCGGGGTTCGGACTAG